The genomic DNA CATGCGCAGCAACCAGTTTCGCAACTCCCCGACGGTCATCGAGGACACCGGGGCGAAGGCCTGCGCGTCGTGGCTGTCGATGATCAGCCGGGTGACCTCGTCGGTCTCGTAGGGCACCACCACCTCGGTGAGGAAGTCGGTCAGCGGGATCTCGGCCAGGGCGTAGCGGGCGGCAGCGCGCTCGGCATCGGTCTCGGCGGCGCAGCCGGCCAGTTGATCCCCCGACCGGGCGGGTGAGGCCTTGGCCAGCACCTGCACCAGGTGATCGAAGGTGTACGTCTGACCGGCGAGCGTGTGGCGGCGGACTGTCACCGTCCCATCCTCCTCTGCCGTCGTTACCGAGCGATGTCGGCGTGATTTCGTCAGGGGGTGGTGTCGGGGAAGGCGATCACGGACAGGAAGCGGATGGGCAGGGAGATCAGCGCGGTCGGGCCGTGCGCGCCCTCGCCGTCGAATTGCAGCGAATCGCCAGGCTCCAGCCGGTACACCGACGCGCCGTGGCCGTACTCCATCACCCCTTCGAGCTGGTAGATGAACTCGGTCCCCGGATGCTGGAACAGCGGATAGGTCTCGCTCTCGGTGGTCAACGTCACCAGCAGCGACTCCAACCGCTTGTGCTGGCCGCGCAACGCGCCCAGCAACTCGTAATGGTGCCCCACCTGGGTGCCGTTGCGGGCGATCTGCGGCCCGGTGCCCTTGGCGGTGAACACCGCCGCCCGTTCGGCGTCCACGCCGCGGAACAACGACGTCACCGGGACATCGAGCCCGGCCGCCAGCCGCGCGAGAGTGGCTAGGCTGCAGGAGGTTTGCGCGTTCTCGATCTTCGACATCATCGCCTTCGAGATGCCCACCCGATCGGCCATCTCCGACACCGACAGTCCACTCTGCGTGCGCAGGGCGCGCACGTTGCGGGCGATCGCACCTTCGAGTCCGGCGCCCAGCAGCGGCTCCGCCGGTGTGCGCTCCCCCGCGCTACCAGCGCGGTTTCGCAGCAGTGGATCGTCGGTCATGCCGTGAGACGCTACCTGGCCGACCGCCGCCCGGCGCTCACGACTCGGCCAGCAGCTCGCGGACCCGGGGAATGACCTGGGTCCCGTACAGCTCCACCGACCGCAGCCGGGCACTGGCAGAGACGGTTCCGGCGGACGAATAGATCATGTCGAACCGGCCCACGCCGAGCACCCCGATAGCGCGGGCGATCTTCCTGGCGACCGTCTCGACGGAACCGACGTACAGCGAACCCCCGGCCACCTCGGAGTCGAATTCCGCGCGCCGCAGCGGCGGCCAGCCCCGCAGCGCGCCGATGCGGTCGCGGATCTCCCGGTACCCCGGGTAGTACAGCTCCTTGGCCTCCTCGTCGGTGGCGGCGACGAAGCCTGGCGAGTGCATGCCGACCGGTCGGGCGATGGTGCCGAATTCCTGCGCGGCGTGCCGGTACAGCTCCAGGTAGGGCGCGAAGCGCTCGGGCGCGCCGCCGATGATGGCCAGCATCAGACCGAACCCGTAGCGGGCGGTCCGCACCACCGATTCCGGCGATCCGCCCACGCCGACCCAGGTGTTGAGTCGGCCGGAGTCGGTCTTGGGGAACACGTCCGCGTCCTGCAGGGCAGCAC from Mycolicibacterium tokaiense includes the following:
- a CDS encoding helix-turn-helix domain-containing protein, which produces MTDDPLLRNRAGSAGERTPAEPLLGAGLEGAIARNVRALRTQSGLSVSEMADRVGISKAMMSKIENAQTSCSLATLARLAAGLDVPVTSLFRGVDAERAAVFTAKGTGPQIARNGTQVGHHYELLGALRGQHKRLESLLVTLTTESETYPLFQHPGTEFIYQLEGVMEYGHGASVYRLEPGDSLQFDGEGAHGPTALISLPIRFLSVIAFPDTTP
- a CDS encoding LLM class flavin-dependent oxidoreductase gives rise to the protein MDVSQIEFGIDSFGDRPRDDRGEVVSHAEAIRAAVREAVLADQVGIDVVALGEHHRPEYAISSPETVLAGIATATTRIRLASGVTVLSSDDPVRVYQRFATVDALSRGRAEVILGRGSFTESFPLFGYDLADYEVLFEEKIELFHRLLDEKPVTWTGTTRAALQDADVFPKTDSGRLNTWVGVGGSPESVVRTARYGFGLMLAIIGGAPERFAPYLELYRHAAQEFGTIARPVGMHSPGFVAATDEEAKELYYPGYREIRDRIGALRGWPPLRRAEFDSEVAGGSLYVGSVETVARKIARAIGVLGVGRFDMIYSSAGTVSASARLRSVELYGTQVIPRVRELLAES